In Stomoxys calcitrans chromosome 2, idStoCalc2.1, whole genome shotgun sequence, the following proteins share a genomic window:
- the LOC131994663 gene encoding tenecin-3-like, with protein sequence MKFLQASFIAVFMAIAIISVHAAPEPEPQHAGSWGNVHSHVGGGQSGVQAAPEPEPQHASSWGSVGSHVGGSQSGGNIGGVGGVISQEIGTSTGTAMGPIVGSNMHG encoded by the exons ATGAAATTCTTACAAGCTTCCTTCATTGCTGTCTTCATGGCAATTGCCATAATATCAGTCCACGCTGCTCCTGAACCAGAACCTCAGCATGCCGGATCATGGGGCAATGTTCACTCACACGTTGGAGGAGGTCAAAGTGGAG TTCAAGCTGCTCCTGAACCAGAACCTCAGCATGCCTCATCATGGGGTAGTGTTGGCTCACACGTTGGAGGAAGTCAAAGTGGAGGTAATATTGGAGGAGTAGGTGGTGTAATTTCTCAAGAAATTGGAACATCTACTGGAACGGCCATGGGACCAATTGTTGGATCGAATATGCACGGTTAA